In Daucus carota subsp. sativus chromosome 4, DH1 v3.0, whole genome shotgun sequence, one DNA window encodes the following:
- the LOC108215624 gene encoding heme oxygenase 1, chloroplastic, which produces MASITSISPSQLKFNKPQVIAPKNLQTTFFSLPIKNPSHSSWGFTGKALTLKKMVITSATTAAEKSKKRYPGEAKGFVEEMRFVAMKLHTKDQAKEGEKEPQEKPVAKWEPAVEGYLKFLVDSKLVYDTLEGIVDKADFPEYAEFRNTGLERSASLAKDLKWFEEQGHTIPEPSTPGLQYAQKLEELSKTDPQAFICHFYNIYFAHSAGGRMIGRKVAEKILNGKELEFYKWESELSQLLQNVREKLNRVAESWTREEKNHCLEETEKSFKYSGDILRLILS; this is translated from the exons ATGGCTTCAATTACTTCAATCTCTCCATCCCAGCTCAAATTCAACAAACCCCAAGTCATTGCTCCCAAGAATCTCCAGACCACTTTCTTTTCTCTCCCAATTAAGAACCCTAGTCACAGTTCTTGGGGTTTTACCGGAAAGGCTCTGACTTTAAAGAAGATGGTGATTACTTCAGCAACAACTGCGGCTGAGAAGTCCAAGAAAAGGTACCCTGGTGAGGCTAAAGGGTTTGTTGAGGAGATGAGATTTGTGGCCATGAAATTGCATACTAAAGATCAGGCTAAGGAGGGGGAGAAGGAGCCTCAGGAGAAGCCTGTGGCTAAGTGGGAGCCTGCTGTGGAAGGGTATTTAAAGTTCTTGGTGGATAGTAAGCTGGTTTATGATACTCTTGAGGGTATTGTTGATAAGGCTGATTTCCCTGAAT ATGCTGAATTCAGAAACACAGGATTGGAAAGGTCGGCAAGCCTGGCAAAAGATTTGAAATGGTTTGAGGAGCAAGGTCACACCATTCCTGAACCATCTACACCAGGGCTCCAATATGCACAAAAACTTGAAGAATTATCTAAGACAGACCCTCAAGCATTTATTTGCCACTTTTACAACATCTACTTTGCCCACTCAGCTGGTGGTCGAATGATTGGAAGAAAG GTAGCTGAGAAAATACTAAATGGCAAAGAGTTGGAATTCTACAAATGGGAGAGTGAATTGTCCCAATTGTTGCAGAATGTTAGGGAGAAGTTGAACAGAGTTGctgaa AGCTGGACGAGGGAGGAGAAGAATCATTGTTTGGAAGAAACTGAAAAATCATTCAAGTACTCTGGGGATATTCTCCGTCTGATCCTGTCGTAA
- the LOC108215996 gene encoding probable sugar phosphate/phosphate translocator At4g32390, which yields MGKGGAISQGVLKKILLSYTYVAVWIFLSFSVIVYNKYILDRKLYNWPYPISLTMIHMAFCSSLAFVLVKFFKVVEPVTMSKDLYLKSVVPIGLLYALSLWLSNSAYIYLSVSFIQMLKALMPVAVYSIGVMFKKESFKSDTMVNMVSISFGVGIAAYGEAKFDVFGVVLQLGAVAFEATRLVLIQILLNAKGIKLNPITSLYYVAPCCLVFLSVPWFIVELPVLMATSSFHFDFLVFGTNSVCAFALNLAVFLLVGKTSALTMNVAGVVKDWLLIAFSWSVIKDTVTGINLVGYGLAFLGVAYYNHAKLQDMKANEAQKKEQQTDEEAGRLLEERGKDAEGKNESDK from the coding sequence ATGGGGAAAGGAGGTGCCATCTCTCAAGGGGTGCTCAAGAAAATCTTGCTTTCATACACCTATGTTGCTGTCTGGATCTTCCTCAGCTTCTCTGTAATTGTCTATAACAAGTACATCTTGGATCGAAAGCTCTACAATTGGCCTTACCCCATCTCACTTACTATGATTCACATGGCCTTTTGCTCTTCACTTgcttttgttcttgttaagttctTTAAGGTTGTTGAGCCTGTGACTATGTCTAAGGATCTTTATTTGAAGTCTGTGGTGCCTATTGGTTTGCTTTATGCTTTGAGTCTTTGGTTGTCTAATTCTGCTTATATTTATTTGTCTGTTTCGTTTATACAAATGTTGAAGGCTCTGATGCCTGTGGCTGTTTATTCGATTGGGGTTATGTTTAAGAAGGAATCGTTCAAGTCGGATACTATGGTGAATATGGTTTCTATTAGTTTTGGTGTGGGGATTGCGGCTTATGGCGAGGCTAAGTTTGATGTTTTTGGGGTGGTTTTGCAATTAGGGGCTGTGGCATTTGAGGCTACGAGGTTggttttgatacaaattttgttGAATGCCAAGGGGATTAAGTTGAATCCGATTACTTCGTTGTATTATGTTGCCCCTTGTTGCTTGGTGTTTTTGTCGGTTCCTTGGTTTATTGTGGAGTTACCTGTGTTGATGGCGACTTCGAGTTTTcattttgatttcttggtttttgGGACGAATTCTGTCTGTGCGTTTGCGTTGAATTTAGCTGTGTTTTTGCTTGTTGGGAAGACTTCGGCTTTGACTATGAATGTGGCTGGGGTGGTTAAAGATTGGTTGTTGATTGCGTTTTCTTGGTCTGTGATTAAGGATACGGTGACAGGGATTAATTTGGTAGGATACGGATTGGCTTTCCTGGGTGTTGCATATTATAATCACGCAAAATTGCAGGACATGAAGGCAAATGAAGCGCAGAAGAAAGAACAGCAGACTGATGAGGAGGCTGGGCGGTTGTTGGAAGAGAGAGGGAAAGATGCAGAAGGTAAGAATGAGTCTGATAAATGA
- the LOC108216436 gene encoding protein NRT1/ PTR FAMILY 6.2, producing the protein MEEKMSLTVPDAVDYKGYPADRAKTGGWVPAALILGIEICERLSTMGIAVNLVTYLGGVMHVPSAASANIVTDFMGTSFLLCLLGGFLADSFLGRYKTIAIFALIQTLGTAALALSTKLRQFRPPPCQNTALNNCKQANEFQMGALYVALYLIALGTGGLKSSVSGFGTDQFDENNEREKAQRAFFFNRFFFFISMGTLMAVTVLVYIQDEVDRSLGYGLCSVAMIVAILIFFSGSRRYRYKKSVGSPIVCIFQVIAAATRKRKLELPYNVTFLYEDSPEASRIHHTDQFHFLDKAAIVAEGDFDKSCPNSAPNPWKLCSVTRVEEVKMMARLLPIWATTIIFWTAYAQMITFSVQQASTMDRYMGSFQIPSGSLTVFFVAAILITLAFNDRVIMPLWKKWKGKPGLSSLQSIAVGLIMSTIGMGAAALVEMKRLSVAEDAGRNTPVLPISVFWLIPQFFLVGSGEAFIYTGQLDFFITQSPKGMKTMSTGLFLTTLSLGFFLSSFLVSVVKKVTGTSDGHGWLADNINFGRLDYFYGLLAILSAINFVIYIICAMWYKPQKAKPVVEMDDMGKNILPEDKC; encoded by the exons ATG GAGGAGAAGATGAGTTTGACAGTTCCTGATGCTGTAGACTATAAGGGCTATCCTGCTGATCGGGCTAAAACCGGGGGTTGGGTGCCTGCTGCACTTATTCTAG GTATTGAAATATGTGAGAGGCTTTCGACAATGGGAATAGCTGTGAACCTTGTGACATACTTGGGCGGAGTAATGCACGTTCCTAGTGCAGCTTCAGCCAATATTGTTACGGATTTTATGGGCACATCTTTTCTTCTGTGCTTACTTGGAGGCTTTTTAGCTGACTCATTCCTCGGCAGATACAAGACCATTGCAATCTTCGCGTTAATCCAGACACTG GGTACTGCTGCACTAGCATTATCAACCAAACTGCGACAATTTCGCCCACCACCTTGCCAGAATACTGCTCTGAACAACTGCAAACAGGCAAATGAGTTCCAGATGGGAGCTCTATACGTTGCTTTGTACTTGATTGCTCTAGGGACCGGTGGACTAAAGTCTAGTGTTTCTGGATTCGGAACTGATCAGTTTGATGAGAATAATGAGAGGGAAAAAGCGCAAagagcatttttctttaacaggtttttcttttttattagcATGGGAACTTTGATGGCAGTCACCGTTCTTGTATACATACAAGATGAAGTGGATCGAAGCTTGGGATACGGGCTTTGTTCAGTCGCGATGATAGTAGCCATCCTGATATTTTTCTCAGGAAGTAGAAGATACAGGTATAAGAAAAGTGTTGGAAGTCCCATAGTCTGCATATTCCAAGTTATTGCAGCTGCTACAAGGAAGAGGAAGTTAGAGCTTCCTTACAATGTTACTTTCTTATACGAAGACTCTCCCGAAGCTTCCAGGATCCATCACACGGATCAGTTCCA TTTCTTGGATAAGGCTGCAATAGTTGCAGAGGGAGATTTTGATAAAAGCTGCCCTAATTCTGCTCCAAATCCATGGAAACTGTGCTCAGTAACAAGGGTGGAGGAAGTGAAAATGATGGCAAGACTACTACCAATTTGGGCCACAACCATCATCTTCTGGACTGCATATGCTCAGATGATCACCTTCTCAGTTCAGCAAGCATCCACCATGGACAGATATATGGGAAGTTTCCAAATCCCATCAGGCTCTCTTACTGTCTTCTTTGTTGCAGCCATCTTGATTACGCTCGCGTTCAACGACCGAGTCATCATGCCACTCTGGAAGAAATGGAAAGGAAAGCCAG GTTTGAGTAGTTTACAGAGTATTGCAGTAGGCCTGATCATGTCCACTATCGGAATGGGTGCAGCAGCACTAGTTGAGATGAAAAGATTGTCAGTTGCAGAAGACGCAGGTCGCAACACTCCAGTTCTGCCCATAAGTGTATTCTGGCTGATCCCGCAATTCTTTCTTGTGGGTTCTGGGGAAGCCTTCATTTACACGGGGCAGCTTGATTTTTTCATAACTCAATCACCTAAAGGAATGAAAACAATGAGCACGGGTCTGTTCCTCACCACGCTCTCTCTCGGGTTTTTCTTGAGTAGTTTCTTGGTCTCAGTTGTGAAGAAGGTGACAGGAACTAGTGATGGACACGGATGGCTGGCCGATAACATAAACTTCGGAAGACTGGACTATTTCTATGGTCTTCTGGCCATACTTAGTGCCATAAACTTTGTGATATACATAATATGTGCAATGTGGTACAAGCCACAGAAGGCTAAACCTGTGGTGGAGATGGATGACATGGGGAAGAATATCCTTCCAGAGGACAAGTGCTAG